One Candidatus Bathyarchaeota archaeon genomic window carries:
- a CDS encoding serine hydrolase has protein sequence MSLILDMKRGFEAFEELERFITAELVCRGHPGSSVAVVMEGEVVWSKGFGYADAENRIQATPGTVYRCASVTKPVVTFGFLQLMERGSFSLEDPVDMYLDVELRNPFERRPTIRDLLTHYSGMPTRVPPLFRRPEEALRLRDYIAKAARVVKPPREVWAYCNTAYAIVGYLIELFSGKPYDVYVKDHVLRPLEMNMSGFDPTPEMEASLATGYGRDGGADKPLERVDRYIIGTRPEDPAGSLYSTAIDLSHFLISNINNGLYKGRRLLEEETVEEMHRLQRSAGNSRSGMALTWFRSIHSGHVMLSHTGGLPGFTNHIAFYKDLDIGVCWLSNLNDGSGWRPPAPTALRIISGEPAHVNPKSFQRIPEGWRGLIGTYGEVGQKVEVRVENGYLLLDMMGGRAFLEELGEGRYIVHGTRYDGYELTFEFDEEGRTRQFDIENMIFYRPVEEVRAVKRDVDLKGLWKGEYVHTYGFYPIELEVLDALRGSASDMVGMRHPLEDFRAENGAVKGRYRFKPPEEYALWGAGEFTVELDLYTVEDDKMRGKITFTPRRAIGRYITEVELMKIRS, from the coding sequence ATGAGCCTCATACTTGATATGAAGAGGGGTTTTGAGGCCTTCGAGGAGCTTGAGAGGTTTATCACCGCTGAACTGGTTTGCAGGGGCCATCCTGGCTCCTCTGTGGCTGTCGTGATGGAAGGGGAAGTTGTATGGTCTAAGGGTTTTGGATACGCAGATGCCGAGAACAGGATTCAGGCGACCCCAGGAACCGTGTATCGCTGCGCCTCGGTCACGAAGCCAGTCGTCACCTTCGGATTTCTCCAGTTGATGGAGAGGGGTAGCTTCAGCCTCGAAGACCCCGTAGATATGTATCTGGATGTTGAACTCAGGAACCCCTTCGAGAGAAGGCCCACAATTAGGGATCTGCTAACCCACTACTCTGGGATGCCTACTAGGGTTCCCCCACTCTTTAGGAGGCCCGAGGAGGCCTTGAGGCTTAGGGACTACATAGCCAAGGCAGCCCGGGTCGTGAAGCCCCCTAGGGAGGTGTGGGCCTACTGTAACACAGCCTATGCCATCGTCGGATACCTCATCGAACTCTTCTCCGGGAAACCCTACGATGTTTATGTGAAGGATCATGTCCTACGACCATTAGAGATGAATATGAGCGGCTTCGACCCGACGCCCGAGATGGAGGCCTCCCTGGCCACAGGATATGGGAGGGATGGAGGAGCGGATAAGCCGCTGGAACGGGTGGATCGTTACATAATCGGGACAAGGCCAGAAGACCCAGCGGGGAGCCTATACTCAACAGCCATCGATCTCTCCCACTTCCTGATATCCAATATAAACAACGGATTATACAAGGGGCGCCGTCTATTAGAGGAGGAAACGGTTGAGGAGATGCACAGGCTCCAGAGGAGCGCTGGGAATTCTAGGAGCGGGATGGCGCTCACATGGTTCAGGAGCATCCACAGCGGCCATGTGATGCTCTCCCACACTGGAGGCCTGCCGGGCTTCACCAACCATATAGCATTCTACAAGGACCTCGATATAGGGGTCTGCTGGCTGAGCAATCTTAACGACGGCTCGGGTTGGAGGCCCCCGGCCCCCACAGCCCTCAGGATCATATCTGGGGAACCAGCACATGTAAATCCCAAGAGCTTTCAGAGGATCCCCGAAGGGTGGAGGGGCCTGATAGGGACATACGGTGAGGTAGGGCAGAAGGTCGAGGTCAGGGTGGAGAATGGCTACCTCCTCCTTGATATGATGGGTGGGAGGGCTTTCTTAGAGGAGCTGGGAGAGGGTAGATATATTGTGCATGGGACAAGGTATGACGGATACGAGCTGACCTTCGAGTTCGACGAAGAGGGAAGAACCCGACAGTTCGACATCGAGAACATGATCTTCTATCGCCCAGTGGAGGAGGTGCGGGCTGTGAAGAGGGATGTAGACCTTAAAGGCCTCTGGAAGGGAGAGTACGTGCATACGTATGGGTTCTACCCCATCGAGCTTGAGGTATTAGATGCGCTAAGAGGATCAGCGAGTGATATGGTTGGAATGAGGCATCCCCTTGAGGATTTCAGGGCTGAGAATGGTGCGGTCAAAGGTAGATATAGATTCAAACCCCCAGAGGAGTATGCCCTTTGGGGCGCTGGGGAGTTCACGGTTGAACTGGACCTATATACGGTGGAAGACGACAAAATGAGGGGTAAGATAACCTTTACCCCGAGGAGGGCTATAGGAAGGTACATAACAGAGGTAGAGCTTATGAAGATAAGATCATAA
- a CDS encoding methyltransferase domain-containing protein, which yields MVEFNTKTDYSKIAERYDKVRPSPADIWILKIIEFGNIEDKCNVLDVGCGTGRFPLAIYEVKECDICALDPSIEMLKKAVEKDISNLISWIRGDGQYLPFRENVFNCVYMTLVIHHIEDKKKAIKEIYRTLKVAGKCVIMTNSHARLRKQVIRHFPGVIAYDLKRFPTIPYLKNVMKDLKYKIIKYQPVQYNEYISKEEYMERVKNKYISTLTLFSDEEFKKRYKIFENKILRKYGSEIIRHTGFDFIIGEK from the coding sequence ATGGTTGAGTTTAACACGAAGACCGACTACTCAAAGATCGCAGAAAGATATGATAAAGTGAGGCCCTCTCCCGCCGATATTTGGATATTGAAGATCATTGAATTTGGAAATATTGAAGATAAATGTAATGTCTTAGATGTTGGATGTGGTACTGGAAGATTTCCTTTAGCTATTTATGAAGTTAAAGAATGTGATATCTGTGCATTAGACCCATCTATCGAGATGCTTAAAAAGGCAGTTGAAAAGGACATATCTAATTTAATCTCTTGGATTAGGGGTGATGGGCAATATCTACCCTTCAGAGAGAATGTTTTTAATTGTGTTTATATGACTTTAGTAATTCATCATATTGAAGATAAGAAGAAAGCTATAAAAGAAATTTATCGCACCTTAAAGGTAGCTGGAAAATGTGTGATCATGACAAACTCTCATGCAAGATTAAGAAAACAAGTTATAAGACATTTTCCTGGAGTTATTGCCTATGATTTAAAACGATTTCCAACAATTCCCTATCTGAAAAATGTAATGAAAGATTTAAAATATAAAATAATAAAATATCAACCAGTCCAATACAATGAATACATATCAAAAGAAGAATATATGGAAAGAGTTAAAAATAAATACATATCAACATTGACGCTCTTTAGCGATGAGGAATTTAAAAAAAGATATAAAATTTTTGAGAATAAAATATTGAGGAAATATGGCTCGGAGATAATTAGGCACACTGGATTCGATTTCATCATTGGAGAAAAATGA
- a CDS encoding NUDIX hydrolase: MSMRREYPERPIAGVAAVIFRGNEVLLTRRRNPPGEGLWGLPGGVVELGETVREAIVREVREECGIEVEPIKLLEVYDSIVRDEEGRVRFHYILSEFLCKVVGGSLKPSSDALEAGWIPLEKLEELPIGRGTLRFIMRTAAEERISPET, from the coding sequence ATGAGTATGAGGCGAGAGTATCCAGAGAGGCCCATAGCCGGAGTTGCCGCCGTGATCTTCAGGGGTAATGAGGTCCTCCTCACTAGGAGGAGGAACCCCCCTGGAGAGGGGCTTTGGGGGTTGCCTGGGGGCGTCGTCGAGCTGGGTGAGACCGTTAGAGAGGCAATAGTCAGGGAGGTGAGGGAGGAGTGCGGGATCGAGGTGGAGCCCATAAAGCTGCTGGAGGTCTACGACTCCATAGTGAGGGATGAGGAGGGGAGGGTTAGGTTCCACTACATCCTCTCAGAGTTCCTCTGCAAGGTGGTCGGGGGAAGCCTCAAACCCTCCTCCGACGCCCTTGAAGCCGGATGGATACCTCTCGAAAAGCTTGAAGAGCTGCCCATAGGTCGCGGAACGCTGAGGTTCATAATGAGGACCGCAGCGGAAGAGAGGATCTCACCGGAGACCTGA
- a CDS encoding aminotransferase, whose amino-acid sequence MLMLTKRIALVLLLLIMAAPPASAPVWGENIVVAVDLSHGESDKYLSFITGNITFVEWRTITEFNAASLSGVKLLIIGQPTVAFTPDEISALKSWFLEGGKAVWVAADSDYGPGVGYQDTVNALLEAVGSKLRVDLCSVEDPVQNAGAPYRVVANVDPDEPVRSDLLVGITKPVLYHGPGVLAYVKPDGSWAALEAEKPENVVRIVRTSTNGKIVENSPPAAKAHTAGQSGSLVLNAAEFVKVGERLGLVIASGESPYGDYEPTWSSVYYGVALNGPTFVTNMINFALKFETYYRIMELQNSISRLNAELTTSKSRIDELSSKLKTQEEKAKSLEAKVSSLEVERTNNLYMGLGGGVVVGLIIGAAVAYFATRRKGKET is encoded by the coding sequence TTGTTGATGTTAACTAAGAGGATCGCACTTGTTCTCCTTCTCCTAATCATGGCAGCTCCGCCAGCATCCGCTCCCGTATGGGGAGAGAATATCGTGGTGGCAGTCGACCTATCGCATGGGGAGAGCGACAAGTATCTCAGCTTCATAACCGGAAATATAACCTTCGTCGAATGGAGAACTATCACGGAGTTCAACGCTGCCTCCCTCTCAGGGGTCAAGCTCCTAATCATAGGCCAGCCAACAGTCGCCTTTACGCCTGATGAGATATCGGCTCTCAAGTCCTGGTTCCTAGAGGGGGGGAAGGCTGTCTGGGTCGCGGCGGATAGTGACTATGGACCGGGTGTGGGCTATCAGGATACCGTAAACGCCCTGCTGGAGGCGGTAGGCTCCAAGCTCAGGGTGGACCTGTGCTCGGTGGAGGATCCGGTTCAGAATGCTGGAGCCCCCTACAGGGTGGTCGCCAACGTCGATCCAGATGAGCCTGTGAGGAGCGACCTCCTAGTAGGCATCACGAAGCCGGTCCTCTACCACGGCCCTGGGGTATTGGCCTATGTCAAGCCCGACGGCTCCTGGGCGGCTCTAGAGGCTGAGAAGCCTGAGAATGTGGTGAGGATAGTCAGGACCTCAACTAATGGGAAGATAGTCGAGAACAGCCCACCCGCTGCGAAGGCGCATACCGCAGGTCAGTCGGGTTCCCTAGTCCTTAACGCGGCAGAGTTTGTGAAGGTGGGAGAGAGGTTGGGTCTAGTCATAGCGAGCGGGGAGAGCCCATATGGGGATTATGAGCCCACATGGTCCTCGGTCTACTATGGAGTAGCCCTAAACGGCCCAACCTTCGTGACCAATATGATCAACTTCGCATTGAAGTTCGAGACCTATTATAGGATAATGGAGCTCCAGAATAGCATTTCAAGGTTGAACGCCGAGTTAACGACATCGAAGAGCCGGATAGATGAACTCAGCTCAAAGCTGAAGACCCAGGAGGAGAAGGCGAAGTCCCTTGAGGCGAAGGTAAGCTCCCTAGAGGTGGAGAGGACGAATAACCTGTACATGGGCCTCGGAGGAGGAGTCGTAGTAGGGCTCATCATCGGCGCAGCCGTCGCCTACTTCGCAACGAGGAGGAAGGGGAAGGAGACATAA
- a CDS encoding extracellular solute-binding protein: MDSKAGDRKSKKFIILLGLILIAVSLAAFYLLRPREEIPEKTFILSGRVTDSATGSPLKDATVKVAGRSVKTDEYGRYQIELRPGNYSITVEREGYTSKSESLEIRDKDVSMTIALVQVRRPITLIILTRHDTTIQEKAKASFLASNISKELNIVDLRFMPSAGPLWEDYLKREGEVDVAWGGGPTLFDSLLKYWAPPASKTALGIIAEIPDKIGGAPVKRFGGNGSLLWVASAISSFGYTVNRRGLNSWGLDKPLSWRDLASPSLAALPYPQLGIADPLRSTSHTRIYEIILQAYGWDEGWGVLALMAANSKIYDSSDAVREGVITGDLAIGITIDFYGYQAMKVNPDTEYIIPKGESIINGDPIALVASSRNREAAEAFIAWVLSPEGQRLWLDPNINRMPVNARVFETPEGRAREDLRRLYEQTLETRGIEFDDERALKTELAMQQYFKAVLIDQNLELKRAWREVAKLRASDPERYEELRRRLTDILSFKDPATGKVERFTEDYAAAINPRLVDPSFSDSMMRAWRDAARERFTEIYNLASR, translated from the coding sequence ATGGATTCCAAGGCTGGTGATAGGAAGTCTAAGAAATTTATTATCCTTCTTGGATTGATCCTGATCGCCGTCTCCTTAGCAGCTTTCTATCTCCTAAGACCTAGAGAGGAGATCCCTGAGAAGACATTTATCCTCTCGGGGAGGGTGACCGACTCGGCGACGGGGTCTCCACTTAAGGATGCCACCGTTAAGGTGGCGGGTAGGTCTGTGAAAACCGATGAGTATGGTAGATACCAGATCGAGCTGAGGCCGGGAAACTACTCCATCACCGTTGAGAGGGAGGGCTACACCTCAAAGTCAGAGTCCCTAGAGATCAGGGATAAGGATGTCTCCATGACAATAGCCTTAGTCCAGGTGAGGAGGCCCATCACCCTCATCATCCTAACTAGGCACGACACGACTATACAGGAGAAGGCCAAGGCATCCTTCCTGGCGAGCAACATCTCAAAGGAGTTGAACATAGTTGACCTTAGGTTCATGCCCTCAGCAGGGCCCCTATGGGAGGACTACCTCAAGAGGGAGGGGGAGGTGGATGTAGCCTGGGGAGGGGGGCCAACCCTCTTCGACTCCCTCCTCAAATATTGGGCTCCTCCGGCGTCAAAGACTGCCTTGGGCATTATAGCAGAGATACCAGATAAGATCGGGGGGGCTCCCGTTAAGAGGTTCGGGGGCAACGGAAGCCTCCTCTGGGTTGCATCGGCCATCTCCAGCTTCGGCTACACAGTGAATAGGAGGGGCCTGAACTCATGGGGGCTTGATAAGCCCCTATCTTGGAGGGATCTCGCCTCCCCGAGCCTTGCAGCTCTCCCATATCCCCAGCTTGGGATAGCTGACCCCCTAAGGAGTACCAGCCACACCCGAATATACGAGATCATCCTACAGGCCTATGGTTGGGATGAGGGGTGGGGGGTCCTCGCCTTGATGGCGGCGAACTCCAAGATCTATGATAGCAGCGACGCCGTGAGGGAGGGGGTTATAACCGGGGATCTGGCGATAGGGATAACCATAGACTTCTATGGGTACCAGGCTATGAAGGTCAACCCAGACACCGAGTACATTATACCGAAGGGGGAGTCCATAATAAACGGGGATCCCATAGCCCTCGTGGCCTCAAGCAGGAACAGGGAGGCAGCCGAGGCCTTCATCGCATGGGTATTATCCCCCGAAGGGCAGAGGCTTTGGCTGGACCCTAATATAAACAGGATGCCTGTGAACGCGAGGGTGTTTGAGACTCCTGAGGGGAGGGCCCGAGAGGACCTGAGGAGGCTGTATGAGCAGACTCTGGAGACGAGGGGGATAGAGTTCGATGATGAGAGGGCCCTGAAGACAGAGCTGGCGATGCAGCAGTACTTCAAGGCAGTCCTCATAGACCAGAACCTAGAGCTCAAGAGGGCCTGGAGGGAGGTGGCGAAGCTGAGGGCATCGGACCCAGAGAGATATGAGGAGCTTAGGAGGAGGCTGACCGACATCCTCTCCTTCAAGGATCCCGCCACAGGTAAGGTTGAGAGATTCACGGAGGATTATGCTGCGGCCATAAATCCGAGGCTGGTGGACCCCTCATTCTCCGACTCGATGATGAGGGCTTGGAGGGATGCCGCTAGGGAGAGGTTCACGGAGATATACAACTTGGCTTCCAGATAG
- a CDS encoding iron ABC transporter permease, translating to MMGWLRGRFARLLFELDPSSITFISIPLIVFSIFLIYPLSEMLVIAFTKDGSPSLSWFMDIFSSRFYIDPVGQGSILEYSPEYNLLYIQGRDHGVILNSLIVAASVSILAGLFGLLMAFILARYEFPGKSLFRVLSMTPLLLSPFVNVFVVKKLFEPFGLINWLLHEVLRVLPFRVYFDGLAAVVLVQSLTFYPIVTLNTYSALMNIDPTMEEQGENLGAKGLRLFLRVTLPLSLPGLLAGSLLVFIFSLEDLGAPIVFHGHPLTRKLISFQVYSRFISETGARSPEIAALSLILLACAISVFLVIKNYVSLRPYATVSRGGRWKPRLRRLGLGGMAAVYLMLPLLVFSSLPQFGVAVLAFSERWAGMLPEGPTIWNLAQIFVNPKVSRYLINSLIYALISLALMVSISLMASYATSRLRFSGVSLIDALVTSPIAIPGIAIAIAYFYFFSNHFRGSPLDPINVLQFNPAPILILGYSLRRMPFAARAIFAGLQQVHVNLEEAAMNLGAGRLRTIARVTVPLISLNILSGALTSFVYVVGEVSLSIIIGVLNMEYAPMTAYMRDVWLSAVGSLQIAAALGLLLMLMQLSVILITTVGLKQRYAFMGV from the coding sequence ATGATGGGCTGGTTGAGGGGAAGGTTCGCTAGGCTCCTCTTCGAGCTAGACCCCTCATCGATAACATTCATCTCCATACCTCTCATTGTCTTCTCCATCTTCCTCATCTATCCCCTATCAGAGATGTTGGTGATAGCCTTCACCAAGGATGGATCCCCATCCCTCTCCTGGTTCATGGACATCTTCTCCTCAAGGTTCTATATAGACCCCGTAGGGCAGGGATCCATCCTTGAATACAGTCCTGAGTATAACCTCCTATATATACAGGGCAGAGATCACGGGGTCATCCTCAACTCGCTAATAGTCGCAGCATCTGTCTCCATCCTCGCAGGCCTCTTCGGGCTACTTATGGCCTTTATCCTAGCCAGATACGAGTTCCCCGGGAAATCACTCTTCAGGGTTCTCTCCATGACCCCCCTCCTCCTATCCCCCTTCGTCAACGTCTTCGTGGTGAAGAAGCTGTTCGAGCCCTTCGGCCTCATTAACTGGCTCCTCCACGAGGTGCTCAGGGTTCTGCCATTCAGGGTTTACTTCGACGGCCTCGCCGCCGTAGTCCTAGTCCAGAGCCTAACCTTCTACCCCATCGTCACCCTGAACACCTATTCAGCCCTCATGAATATAGATCCTACAATGGAGGAGCAGGGGGAGAACCTGGGGGCTAAGGGCTTAAGGCTCTTCCTCAGGGTTACCCTGCCTTTATCCCTCCCTGGGTTGTTGGCCGGTTCTCTCCTTGTCTTCATATTCAGCCTTGAGGACCTTGGAGCCCCCATAGTCTTCCACGGGCACCCCCTCACGAGGAAATTGATATCCTTCCAGGTCTACTCCCGCTTCATAAGCGAGACCGGGGCGAGGTCCCCGGAGATAGCCGCCCTCTCCCTCATCCTCCTCGCCTGCGCCATCTCCGTCTTTCTCGTCATAAAGAACTATGTCTCCCTTAGGCCCTACGCCACCGTGAGCAGGGGTGGGAGGTGGAAGCCCAGGCTTAGGAGGCTAGGCCTGGGGGGGATGGCGGCCGTATATCTGATGCTACCCCTACTGGTATTCTCGTCACTCCCTCAGTTTGGTGTCGCGGTTCTGGCCTTCTCCGAGAGGTGGGCTGGGATGCTGCCGGAGGGTCCCACCATCTGGAATCTGGCCCAGATCTTCGTCAACCCAAAGGTCTCGAGGTATCTCATCAACAGCCTCATCTACGCCCTCATCTCCCTGGCCCTCATGGTCTCCATATCCCTAATGGCCTCCTACGCTACGAGTAGGCTTAGGTTCAGTGGGGTATCGCTTATAGATGCGTTGGTCACATCTCCAATAGCCATTCCTGGAATAGCCATCGCCATAGCCTACTTCTACTTCTTCTCAAACCACTTTAGGGGCTCTCCCCTTGATCCCATAAACGTCCTTCAGTTCAACCCCGCCCCGATACTTATATTGGGATACTCCCTGAGGAGGATGCCCTTCGCCGCGAGGGCAATATTCGCGGGCCTTCAGCAGGTCCATGTCAACCTGGAGGAGGCTGCAATGAACCTTGGGGCTGGGAGGCTTAGGACGATAGCCAGGGTCACAGTCCCCCTCATCTCCCTTAACATCCTAAGCGGGGCCCTAACGAGCTTCGTCTATGTTGTTGGGGAGGTGAGCCTCAGCATAATAATTGGGGTCTTGAACATGGAGTACGCCCCAATGACGGCATACATGAGGGATGTCTGGCTCTCAGCGGTGGGCTCCCTCCAGATAGCTGCTGCCCTAGGCCTCCTCCTCATGCTCATGCAGCTCTCCGTCATCCTAATCACCACCGTTGGGCTCAAGCAGAGATATGCCTTCATGGGTGTATAG
- a CDS encoding ABC transporter ATP-binding protein — protein sequence MVEVRLEGVTKRFGRVVAVDDVTLSVRDGELFTLLGPSGCGKTTVLRIIAGLELPDSGRVYFGDRDVTSMKAYERRAVMVFQNYALWPHMKIYDNVAFGLRLMGLGRDEISKRVRSALEMVRLGGLGDRYPNQLSGGEQQRVALARALVVEPEVLLLDEPLSNLDAKLRVEMREELRRLQKELKITSIYVTHDQEEALSISDRVAVMNKGRIHQVGTPLEVYEKPVDPFVASFLGRASTIYGVLAGVEGGLALVDSGGMRFRGRLLGGAPEGSRVVAIFRPEDFTFGLGVEGLNVFEGVVDTVMFLGAHFHIRVQVDGMELLARVEPRLVPEKGSRIKLVIDPDQVKVLPAPDKS from the coding sequence ATGGTCGAGGTTAGGCTTGAGGGTGTGACGAAGAGGTTTGGAAGGGTCGTGGCGGTGGATGACGTTACCCTATCCGTTAGGGATGGAGAGCTTTTCACCCTCCTCGGGCCAAGCGGGTGCGGGAAGACCACAGTCCTGAGGATCATAGCGGGCCTAGAACTCCCGGACTCTGGGAGGGTCTACTTCGGGGATAGGGATGTGACATCCATGAAGGCCTATGAGAGGAGGGCGGTAATGGTCTTCCAGAACTACGCCCTCTGGCCCCACATGAAGATCTATGACAACGTCGCCTTCGGCCTCAGGCTCATGGGACTGGGGAGGGATGAGATATCTAAGAGGGTAAGAAGTGCATTGGAGATGGTGAGGCTGGGGGGCCTCGGGGATAGGTATCCTAATCAGCTCAGCGGGGGGGAGCAGCAGAGGGTGGCCCTAGCCAGGGCATTAGTCGTGGAGCCTGAGGTCCTCCTACTAGACGAGCCTCTCAGCAACCTTGACGCCAAGCTGAGGGTCGAGATGAGGGAGGAGCTGAGGAGGCTTCAGAAGGAGCTCAAGATCACCTCGATCTATGTGACCCATGACCAAGAGGAGGCTCTAAGCATATCCGACAGGGTTGCAGTCATGAATAAGGGGAGGATCCATCAGGTTGGAACCCCCCTCGAGGTCTATGAGAAGCCGGTCGACCCCTTCGTCGCCTCCTTCTTAGGGAGGGCCTCAACCATATACGGAGTCCTAGCCGGGGTTGAGGGAGGCCTAGCCCTAGTCGACTCTGGAGGCATGAGGTTCAGGGGGAGGCTTCTGGGGGGGGCTCCAGAGGGCTCAAGGGTTGTTGCCATATTCAGGCCTGAGGACTTCACATTCGGCTTAGGGGTTGAAGGGCTCAACGTGTTTGAAGGGGTTGTCGACACCGTGATGTTCCTAGGGGCCCACTTCCACATAAGGGTTCAAGTGGATGGCATGGAGCTCCTCGCCAGGGTTGAGCCCAGATTGGTGCCAGAAAAGGGGTCCAGGATCAAGCTTGTTATAGATCCTGATCAGGTGAAGGTCCTGCCCGCCCCCGATAAATCTTAA